One Planctomycetia bacterium DNA segment encodes these proteins:
- the def gene encoding peptide deformylase: MKTDTPCRPPKHASAYCEPQRFLIIRGFLLIAASRPSEFRFLQVLKYPHPTLLRPAKPLTRVDAELRTIIREMFDAMYEQKGIGLAAPQVGLPYRLFVVNETGDSRETEQEFVFINPVLSKPKGSEEAEEGCLSLPKLYAPVRRPSHIHVTAYNLSGQAATYAAEGLFARVVQHENDHLDGVMFIDRLSQTALIDVKDELEEFRGEFERKRSMGEIPSDAKIFAHLAELEKLRT, translated from the coding sequence ATGAAAACGGACACGCCTTGTCGGCCGCCGAAGCATGCTTCCGCCTACTGCGAACCGCAACGCTTCCTTATAATTCGCGGTTTCCTTTTGATCGCCGCGTCCCGTCCGTCGGAGTTTCGATTCTTGCAAGTTCTTAAATATCCTCACCCCACCTTGCTGCGGCCGGCAAAGCCGCTGACGCGCGTCGATGCCGAATTGCGAACGATCATTCGCGAAATGTTCGACGCGATGTACGAGCAAAAGGGGATCGGCTTGGCCGCGCCGCAAGTCGGGCTGCCGTATCGACTGTTCGTCGTCAACGAGACCGGCGACTCGCGCGAGACCGAACAAGAATTCGTCTTCATCAATCCCGTGCTCAGTAAGCCGAAGGGAAGCGAAGAGGCCGAAGAGGGGTGCCTCAGTTTGCCGAAGCTCTATGCGCCGGTCCGGCGGCCGAGCCATATCCACGTCACCGCGTACAACCTGTCGGGGCAAGCGGCGACATACGCTGCCGAAGGGCTCTTCGCGCGGGTCGTGCAACATGAGAACGACCATCTCGACGGCGTCATGTTCATCGACCGGCTCAGCCAAACCGCGCTCATCGACGTGAAGGACGAACTCGAAGAATTCCGCGGCGAATTCGAGCGCAAGCGGAGCATGGGAGAGATCCCGAGCGATGCCAAAATCTTTGCGCATCTGGCCGAGTTGGAAAAGTTGCGCACTTAG